ACAGTCGCACCGAATGCTCCCCTTGGAAAAGACATGGAGGAGTGGGACGAGTTTCTACAAGGCCGCTACAAGGAAGGTAAGGGGGAAGAGGAATTCCGCCAGTACGACGAGAAGGCGACACCCGGCGTCGCCGAGTTCTACCGCCTGAACCACCAGTACCAGACCTACGACTATGTAATGGCGAAAGAGAAGGAGTACTTCGGCCTGACCAAGGGCATGAAGACCATCTGGGAGGCGGCGGAGTTCCTGAACACCCTGGTCGACGACAGCGACCCCGATACCGACCTGACCCAGATTGAGCATCTGCTTCAGACCTCGGAGGCGATCCGCAAGGACGGCCACCCTCGCTGGTTTGTGCTCACGGGCTTTGTGCATGACCTGGGCAAGGTGTTGTGCCTGTACGGCGAGCCGCAGTGGGGCGTCGTGGGCGATACCTTCCCGGTGGGCTGCGCTTATTCCGACCAGATCGTCTTCCCTGAGTACTTCAAGGCCAATCCCGACCTGAACCACCCGGTCTACAGCACGAAGTACGGCATCTACGAGCCGAACTGCGGTCTGGACAACGTGCATATGTCGTTCGGTCACGACGGATACATCTATGAGGCGACGAAGAACTACCTTCCCGATTCGGCCCTGGCGATGCTGCGTTACCACTCCTTTTACGCCTGGCACCGGCACGGGGCGTACAAACACCTGATGAACGAGAAGGACAAGGAGAGTCTGTACTGGGTGAACCAGTTCAATCCGTATGATCTCTACTCGAAGGGCCACACCAAACCTGACCTCAAGGAGTTGAAGCCCTACTACAGCGACCTGTTTGCCGAGTTCTTTCCGGAGAAGATCGCCTGGTAGCCAACCAGACCACTTAACGGCGAAAGGCCCTGGACTTGAAATCCAGGGCCTTTTGCTTTGCTTCGATGACCGCTCGATTGGGTTGCCGAGTTACCGCTTATTTACCTGAGGTTTATCTCACTACGGCAAGATGGTTCTAGACAAATGCTTCATGTTTGGTCATAAATTTACGTTTTCGCTAAACTTGCAGTATTCAATATATAAGTATTTTGTTTTCAATAGTTAAATTCAACAACTCATAAATCTACGTTATCGTTACCGTTGACGAATTTGTATTGACAGCGCTCATTCGACATCGGTAGTGTTGCGCGTGGAATCGAAAAACAGACCCAACCATGCCCCTTCCAGGATTTCGTTACCTGGA
The genomic region above belongs to Acidobacteriota bacterium and contains:
- a CDS encoding inositol oxygenase, whose translation is MSTTTVAPNAPLGKDMEEWDEFLQGRYKEGKGEEEFRQYDEKATPGVAEFYRLNHQYQTYDYVMAKEKEYFGLTKGMKTIWEAAEFLNTLVDDSDPDTDLTQIEHLLQTSEAIRKDGHPRWFVLTGFVHDLGKVLCLYGEPQWGVVGDTFPVGCAYSDQIVFPEYFKANPDLNHPVYSTKYGIYEPNCGLDNVHMSFGHDGYIYEATKNYLPDSALAMLRYHSFYAWHRHGAYKHLMNEKDKESLYWVNQFNPYDLYSKGHTKPDLKELKPYYSDLFAEFFPEKIAW